From a single Pseudophryne corroboree isolate aPseCor3 chromosome 6, aPseCor3.hap2, whole genome shotgun sequence genomic region:
- the LOC134933966 gene encoding olfactory receptor 5B12-like, whose product MDVINKTQVKDFVLSGLTDNGKLAPFLFILFLHIYMVTILGNIGMMAIIYSSTTLHTPMYFFLSYLSLVDSFFSSVITPKIMHDLISVNKSISFSGCALQFYFFAALASTESLLLSNMAYDRYAAICHPLHYVSIMTKKKCLSLVFLAISIGFLQSSVQTSCVFSLEFCRSNLIDHFYCHTPLLLRLSCSDTFSCDMITVFFIGACGFYSLVIILVSYMLIISSILRIKSAEGRQKAFSTCSSHLICICIFFGTGMSTYLRSPSRDFEKLDKVSSVLCSVVTPMLNPLIYSLRNQEVKRIIMRAVHNLTDVLKT is encoded by the coding sequence ATGGATGTAATAAACAAGACCCAGGTGAAGGACTTTGTGCTTTCTGGACTAACTGACAATGGTAAACTTGCCCCATTCCTCTTCATACTCTTCTTACACATTTATATGGTGACAATACTGGGAAACATTGGCATGATGGCAATTATTTATAGCAGCACAACTCTCCATACTCCAATGTACTTCTTCCTGAGCTACCTCTCTCTGGTGGATAGTTTTTTCTCCTCAGTCATAACTCCTAAAATAATGCACGACCTCATTTCTGTAAATAAGTCCATCTCATTCAGTGGCTGTGCCCTGCAGTTTTACTTCTTTGCTGCCCTGGCATCTACTGAGTCTCTTCTTCTCTCCAacatggcatatgaccgatatgcCGCTATCTGCCACCCACTCCACTATGTGTCAATAATGACTAAGAAGAAATGTCTATCTCTTGTTTTCCTTGCAATCTCTATTGGCTTCTTGCAGTCATCAGTGCAGACCAGTTGTGTGTTCAGTCTTGAGTTCTGCAGATCAAACCTTATAGACCATTTCTATTGTCACACACCTTTATTACTCAGACTGTCCTGCTCTGACACGTTCTCCTGTGACATGATAACTGTTTTCTTTATAGGTGCTTGTGGCTTCTATTCATTGGTGATTATCCTGGTCTCATACATGCTCATTATTTCTTCCATCCTAAGGATTAAATCTGCAGAGGGCCGTCAGAAAGCATTCAGCACCTGCTCCTCACATCTCATCTGCATCTGCATCTTTTTTGGGACAGGTATGTCCACTTACTTACGCTCACCTTCCAGGGATTTTGAGAAATTAGACAAGGTGTCTTCTGTCCTTTGTTCAGTGGTGACACCAATGCTGAACCCACTGATATACAGCCTGAGGAACCAAGAGGTGAAACGCATCATTATGCGAGCAGTGCACAATCTTACTGATGTACTGAAGACATAA